In Aggregicoccus sp. 17bor-14, the genomic window GCCACCACCGTGCCCAGCAGCGCGAGCCCCCCGACGGCGCTCCAGCCCACGCCCGTCTGCGGCCAGCGCGGCCCGCGCGCGAGCACCAGCCCCGCGTACACGGCGCCGGCCGAGAGCGTGATGACGGTGGAGGCGCCCAGCGCCCCCGCGTGGCGCAGCACCCGCGCGCTCGCGAGGATGTAGAGCGCGTAGATGAAGGCCGAGAGCACCCCGAGCGCGATGCCCAGCGGCCGCACCGCGCCGCCCGCGCCCGAGAGGTCCAGCGTGAGGCAGGTGCCCGCGAAGGCGAGCGCCACCGCGGCGAGCTTGCCGGGCCCCAGCCGCTCGCGCTCCACCCACACGCTCAAGAGCGCCACCAGCGCCGGGTAGAGGTAGAGCAGCAGCGCCACCAGCCCCGCGGGCGCGAGCGCGAGCGCGCCGAAGTAGGCGAGGCTCTCGCTCACGTAGCCCACGCCTCCGAGCAGGCAGAGCGCGAGGAGCACCCGGCCGCGCGGGAAGCGCTCGCCCCGCACGCGCATCACCGCCGCGAGCACGAGGCCCGCGAGCGTGAAGCGCAGGAAGAGCAGCGTGGGCACGTCCGTGCCGGACGCGTACGCGAGCCGCCCGAAGAGGCCCAGCGCCCCGAAGCTCGCGCCCGAGAGCGCCACCAGCAGCAGGCCGCCCAGGCTCGCGCGCGGGGCGGCCGCCGGAGCCGGCGCCGCGGCGCTCTCGCCAGCGCTCACCAGTTGCCTGCGTGCACGAGGTTGAGCACCTCGGGGTAGCCCGCGCGCTGCAGCAGCTCGGCGGCGCTCGCCGCGCGCGCGCCGGCCCGGCAGTAGACGACCACGGGCGTGCCCGGCGGGCCGACCTCGGCGAGGCGCCGCGCGAGCTCCTGCACCGGGATGTTGCGCGCCCCCGGCACGTGCCCCTCGCGGAACTCCTCCGGGGTGCGCACGTCGATCAACGCCGCGCCGGCCTCCACCATCGCGCGCGCCTTCTGGGACAGGGTCTGGGCAGTCTCGGAGCTCATGGCCGGCGCAGTGTAAGAAAACTGGAGCGCGCGTCCACGCCCGCTACAGTCCTGTGGCATGTCCCTGGACAAGAAGCACCTCCTCGCCCAGCTCATCGAGCGGCTGCAGCACTCCGACCGCGTCGCCCACCGCGCCGAGGCCGACGCGCGCGAGGCCGCCAAGAGCCTCGCCACCGAGAGCGAGAAGAAGGAGGACGGGCGCGCCGCCATCGAGTTCGGCAGCCTGGCCACCGGTCAGGCCACGCGCGCGCGCCGGCTCGCCGAGGAGCTGCAGGCGCTCGCCGCCTTCGCCGAGGCCCCCTTCCCGCGCTTCGGGCGCACCAGCCCCGTGGCGCTCGGCGCCATCGTGGACGTGGCCACCGAGGATGACGACGGCCCGGCCGAGCGCACCTTCTTCGTGCTCCCGGCCGGCGCAGGCGCCGAACTCACCGGCCCGGACGGCGACGGCTTCCTCTCGGTCATCACCCCCGCCTCCCCCGTGGGCCGCGCCCTGATGGGCCGGCGCGCCGGGGAGACCGCGGAGGTCACGCTCGCGGGCGAGGTGCGCGAGTGGACCGTGCTCGACGTCGGTTGAGCACTGGATGAAGCGCGGTCCGCGCTACGCGTGCACGTCGTAGGCGAGCACGTCGCGCGCGGGCGCGTTGTGCATGCGCGACTCGATGCGCGCCTCGATCTCGTCGCGCAGCCGCTGGCCGTCCGCTACCGCCGAGTCGATGTCCGTGCGCGTGCGCACCGACTGCTCGTCGCTCGCAGCGCGGTAGGCCGACGTGTCCGGCGCGGCCGTGCGGCGCCCTGCGCTCTTGCTGCCGGCGGACTTCCTGCTGCGCTTGCTCGATGCCATGGGTGACTCCTCCTCCTGAGGGGTGGACCTCTGGGACCAAAGGTGGGGATGCGCCGCGCCCGGGGCGAGCGCCCAGCTCCAACGGCCGCAGAGCAGGCAGGCGGCAGGGGCCGCACCGACGAGCGCTCGCTCCTTCGCCCGCCGTCCCCACGGGGCTCCGAGTGTCGTGGCGAGGTCCCTGGGTGGCGCCCCACCTTCTGGGACAGGGACACCCGTGTCCCGCCCCTCCCGGAAACCGCCGGAACCTGAAGGAGCACGCGATGCGCAGGACTCTCCTCACCGCCGCCCTGGCCTTTGCACTGGCCCTCCCGCTCTCTGCTCTCGCGCAGTCGACAGGAGGTGGAGCGGGTGGAGGTGGCGCGGGTGCGGGCGGTAGCGGCGCGGCGGGCAGCGCGGGCGCGGGCATGGGGGTTCCGGGCAACGCGACCGGCACCGGTTCGGGGGGCTTCGGCGCGGGCACCGCGACCAACACGGGGACCGGTACGGGCGCGACAGGCACCGGCGCCACGGGCACGGGCACCGTGACGGGCGCGGGCGGCGCAGGGACCACGGGCACCACGGGTCCCGGCACGGGCGGCGCGGGGACGAACGGCGCGGGTGGCGCGGGCACTGGCTCCGGCGGCATGGGGACCTTCAGCCCGACGGGCGTGCAGGGGCCCTCCGCGACGGGCACGGACCAGACCGGCGGCACGGGCAACTTCGTCACCGCAGGCAACAACGGCACGGGCGGCTCCGGCGGCGCAGGCGCCTTCGACTTCGCAGGCACCGGCACGGGCGGCTCGGGCCTCGGCCCCACGGCGAACGCGGGCACGCAGGGCACCACCGGCGCAGGCACCACGAACACGGGCGCAGCGGGCGGTGCGGGCACCTTCAGCACCACCGGCACGGGCACCAACGGCACCTTCGGCGCGCCTGCGTCGGGCACCGGTGGCGCGGGCGGCACCGGCACGACAGGGACGAGCGGCGCTGGCAACAGCGGCGCGAGCGGCACCGGCGCGGACGGCCGTGGCGCAGCGGGCTCCGGCAACGGCGGCGCGGGGGCCGCGGGCACGGGCGGCTCGGGAGCTTCGGGCTCCACGGGCAGCGGCAGCATCGGCGTGGGCACGGGCGGAGCAGGCGGCACCCCCTCGCGCGACGCGGGGGAGCCGGGCGCGGCGCGCTCCGCGGCCGAGCCTCCTCCGGGCGCGAGCCAGGACCCGCAGCAGGAGATCGCCCGGCTGCGCGCCGAGGTGCGCCGCCTCGAGGCCGCCGCATCGCGCACCACCGGCCCCCGCGGCTCGGACGGCAGCGGCACCGGCGGCTCCGGCGATGTGGACCCCGACCAGGTCGCCGTGCTGAGCACGACGATCGACGGCCGCGTGCGCTCGGTCGGCCGCGGCCGCATCGACGTGCTCGACCGCGAGACCCACGACGTCTACACGCTCGCCGTGAACGACGGCACCCGCGTGGTGCGCGGCGGCGAGCGCGTCCCGATGCGCGAGCTGCGCGAGGGCTCGCGCGTGCGCGCCGCCGTGGACCTCGTCAGCGGTGACACCGTCGCGCGCAGGGTCGAGGTGATGGGCCGCTGACCCGGCGGCACGGCGCCGCAATCCCTCTTCCATTCGTAGAGGGGACGGCTTCGGCCTGTGTCTCTGAGCGGAGAGGTGCGCGGGGGTGCGCGCCCGCACTGCTGCCGATGCAGCTTTCCAGCCACGGTCGCTGCGCAGCGCGCACGGCGGGCGGTGGCGATCCAATCCGCGGGCCTGGCGGCAAGTTCAGCCGGCCCCATGAACACGCCCATCCTGCGAACCAAGCGCGACACCCTGGTGAGCATGCACCTGCAGGAGCTGCACGAGGCGCTCGCCACGCACGGCATCCGCGAGCCTGTGCGCGCCGAGGTGGAGTCCGTGGCGCGCCTCATCGTCACCCGTGAGGCCCAGCAGCGCGCCCTGCTCGAGGCCGCCCGCGCCGAGCCCTTCTCCCCCGAGCGCAGCCCCCGCGTGCAGCGGCTCCTCGCGGTGCTCGAGTCCATCGACGGCACGCTGCTGCAGATCGTCCCCTCACTGGTGCGCGCCCTGCGCGGCGGTGACCTCCCGTCCCTGCGCAGGCGCGAGCCCTAGGCTTCGCTCAGACATCGATGCGCCGCGTGCCCTCCACCTGCAGCACGAAGTCCTTGCCGAAGGCGCGCGCGGGCGTGTGCGCGCCGTGGGGCGCTCCGGCGAGCACGCCCTCCACCGCGAGGATGCCCGTGCGTGCCGTGAGCGCGTAGCCCTCGAGTGTCTCCAGCCACGCCTCCGCCGCGCGCCCGTCCGCCGCGCGCGCCCTCGCCCAGAGGAAGCTGCGCCCGCGAGCGCGCGCATCCGCGTCCGGCCCCTGCACGCGCCGCTCCACGAGCCGCATCGTCGCGTCCTTCACCGTGGAGACGGCGAAGAGCCGGCGCACGAGCGGAGAGGTGAGCCGCAGCGCGAGCGCAGTGGGCGCCGGCATCGCCATGGACGTGGTGATGTCCGGGATGCCCGTGGTGTGCCACGCCGTCTCCAGGTCGCCCCAGGGGATGGGCAGCACCGTGCGGGTGCGGTCGCTGAAGCGCACGCGGTGCGCGCCCTTGCCCAGCGGCCACGCCTGCAGCACGCCGTTGCGCCGCACGCGCC contains:
- a CDS encoding DMT family transporter, giving the protein MSAGESAAAPAPAAAPRASLGGLLLVALSGASFGALGLFGRLAYASGTDVPTLLFLRFTLAGLVLAAVMRVRGERFPRGRVLLALCLLGGVGYVSESLAYFGALALAPAGLVALLLYLYPALVALLSVWVERERLGPGKLAAVALAFAGTCLTLDLSGAGGAVRPLGIALGVLSAFIYALYILASARVLRHAGALGASTVITLSAGAVYAGLVLARGPRWPQTGVGWSAVGGLALLGTVVAVLALLAGMARVGAVSAALLSTMEPLVAVLLGALFLHERLSAAQGVGGACILAAVVLLARLDAAAARAAAAEGLPVLPPAAPEEAPGDA
- a CDS encoding rhodanese-like domain-containing protein, coding for MSSETAQTLSQKARAMVEAGAALIDVRTPEEFREGHVPGARNIPVQELARRLAEVGPPGTPVVVYCRAGARAASAAELLQRAGYPEVLNLVHAGNW
- a CDS encoding GreA/GreB family elongation factor gives rise to the protein MSLDKKHLLAQLIERLQHSDRVAHRAEADAREAAKSLATESEKKEDGRAAIEFGSLATGQATRARRLAEELQALAAFAEAPFPRFGRTSPVALGAIVDVATEDDDGPAERTFFVLPAGAGAELTGPDGDGFLSVITPASPVGRALMGRRAGETAEVTLAGEVREWTVLDVG